In Methanothrix sp., a genomic segment contains:
- the ppsA gene encoding phosphoenolpyruvate synthase, with translation MDAVIWLEDVGKEDLSIVGGKGASLGEMINIGVPVPGGFAVTAQAFRDFINRAGIADELFEALNVDVNQASELHRAEETAKKLIMDAKVPKDIEEAIKARYDELCKREGREVFVAVRSSATAEDLPEASFAGQQETYLNMRGAEEVFDAVRKCWASLYGARAIFYRVEHGFEHDKVNLSAIVQLMVDSEKAGVMFSSQPSTGEPLVVIEAAWGLGESVVSGSVSPDNYVVDRQTKRIVDRYIATKEIMITKDPKTLKTTTTKVPAEKKEAVVLTDKEIIELARYGEILEEHYGLPQDIEWGVEREKIYILQSRPITTISGGMKAAGLKAVESGSGKVLLNGLAAAPGVASGIVKIVSSGRELDKIKQGDIMVTKMTMPDMVPGMKRAGAIVTDEGGMASHAAIVSRELGCPAVVGTKKATFTLKDGMEITVDGGKGIIYEGVVAHAAPAKAAAPTTAGDIFYSKPVTATEIKVNVSEPDRAEAAAATQADGVGLLRIEHMIIGMGKTPNWYIKNEKTEEYISALVDGIKTVADVFYPRPVWVRTLDAPTDEFRAMEGGEGEPHEHNPMLGWRGIRRDMTETDHFRLEVRAFKRLHEMGLTNVGIMLPMVQHVSEFQKAKALMREEGLDLNKIDVGIMIETPGAALTIEDFIEDGIDFISFGTNDLTQYTLAVDRNNENVAGLFSELHPAVLKLIEYVVEQCREAGVKTSICGQAGSYPEMAKRLVEMGITSISANIDAVAIVRDTVARSEKILIMNALRNKD, from the coding sequence ATGGATGCTGTTATATGGTTGGAGGATGTCGGCAAGGAAGATCTTTCCATTGTCGGTGGCAAAGGCGCAAGCCTCGGTGAGATGATCAATATAGGTGTTCCCGTTCCTGGCGGTTTCGCTGTCACAGCCCAGGCCTTCAGAGACTTCATCAACCGGGCGGGGATTGCCGATGAGCTCTTTGAGGCCCTCAACGTCGATGTGAACCAGGCGTCTGAGCTGCATCGAGCAGAGGAGACGGCAAAAAAGCTCATCATGGATGCCAAGGTACCAAAGGATATCGAAGAGGCCATTAAAGCCCGTTATGATGAGCTATGCAAGAGGGAGGGAAGAGAGGTCTTCGTGGCTGTGAGGTCCAGTGCCACCGCCGAGGATCTGCCCGAAGCCAGCTTCGCCGGCCAGCAGGAGACCTATCTCAATATGCGGGGCGCTGAGGAGGTATTCGATGCTGTGCGCAAGTGCTGGGCATCTCTTTATGGCGCCCGGGCCATCTTCTACCGGGTGGAGCATGGCTTCGAGCACGACAAAGTCAATCTCTCCGCTATAGTACAGTTGATGGTGGACTCAGAGAAGGCAGGGGTGATGTTCAGCTCCCAGCCGAGCACTGGCGAGCCACTGGTGGTCATCGAGGCCGCCTGGGGTCTGGGAGAGTCCGTAGTCAGTGGCAGTGTATCTCCGGACAACTATGTCGTGGACCGGCAGACAAAGAGGATAGTGGACAGGTACATCGCCACCAAAGAGATCATGATCACCAAAGATCCCAAGACCCTCAAGACCACCACTACCAAGGTCCCTGCTGAGAAGAAGGAGGCAGTGGTCCTGACAGATAAGGAGATCATCGAGCTTGCCAGGTACGGAGAGATCCTGGAAGAGCACTACGGCCTCCCCCAGGACATCGAGTGGGGGGTGGAGAGGGAGAAGATCTACATCCTTCAATCCCGCCCCATCACCACCATCAGCGGCGGGATGAAGGCCGCCGGATTAAAAGCAGTCGAATCTGGCAGCGGCAAGGTCCTCCTGAATGGTCTGGCAGCGGCACCGGGTGTGGCCAGTGGTATTGTGAAGATAGTCAGCAGCGGCAGAGAACTGGATAAGATCAAGCAGGGAGATATCATGGTCACCAAGATGACCATGCCGGATATGGTTCCGGGGATGAAGCGGGCGGGGGCCATAGTCACTGATGAGGGGGGAATGGCCAGCCATGCAGCCATCGTCAGCCGCGAGCTGGGCTGCCCGGCAGTGGTGGGAACCAAGAAAGCCACCTTCACGCTGAAGGACGGCATGGAGATCACAGTGGATGGAGGCAAGGGGATCATCTACGAGGGAGTGGTGGCTCATGCTGCCCCGGCCAAGGCTGCCGCCCCGACAACTGCAGGAGACATCTTCTACTCCAAGCCAGTGACGGCAACGGAGATCAAGGTGAATGTCAGCGAGCCGGACCGGGCAGAGGCCGCAGCCGCCACTCAGGCCGATGGAGTGGGGCTGCTCAGGATCGAGCACATGATCATAGGCATGGGCAAGACCCCCAACTGGTATATCAAGAACGAGAAGACCGAAGAGTACATATCAGCGCTGGTCGATGGCATCAAGACTGTTGCTGATGTCTTCTATCCCCGCCCGGTCTGGGTGCGCACCCTGGATGCCCCCACAGACGAGTTCCGGGCCATGGAGGGAGGAGAGGGCGAGCCTCATGAACACAACCCCATGCTGGGCTGGAGGGGCATCAGAAGGGATATGACTGAGACCGATCACTTCCGCCTGGAGGTCAGAGCCTTCAAGAGGCTGCATGAGATGGGCCTTACCAATGTGGGAATCATGCTGCCCATGGTCCAGCATGTAAGCGAGTTTCAAAAGGCCAAAGCTTTAATGAGGGAAGAGGGTCTGGACCTGAATAAGATCGATGTGGGGATCATGATCGAGACCCCTGGAGCGGCCCTGACCATAGAGGACTTCATTGAGGACGGAATAGATTTCATCTCCTTTGGCACCAACGATCTCACCCAGTACACCCTGGCTGTAGACAGGAACAATGAGAATGTGGCCGGGCTCTTCTCAGAGCTTCATCCCGCCGTCCTGAAACTGATCGAGTATGTGGTGGAGCAGTGCCGGGAGGCGGGGGTCAAGACCTCCATATGCGGCCAGGCGGGCTCCTATCCGGAGATGGCCAAGAGGCTGGTGGAGATGGGCATCACCAGCATATCCGCCAATATCGATGCTGTAGCCATCGTCAGGGATACTGTGGCCAGGAGCGAGAAGATCCTGATCATGAATGCCCTGAGAAATAAGGACTGA
- a CDS encoding molybdopterin molybdotransferase MoeA — MFKRFSGAMAARRMLLERSLPLKDVEELDTSGAVDRVAAEVICSPASLPSFDRSAMDGYAVRSTDTRGAKLNAPRFIQDFIPLQTGMMVPEGYDAVVMLEDARIRGEVLEVTAEAHPYRNVARAGEDVMAGDVIFSEGHRLRPPDLALLSALGIGRVSVYAKPDVVIIPTGDGLVDIGARSLNPGEAYEINGLMARLYAERWGADVQKMETVPGDAELIREAIRSNLDADMIIIIGGSSVGERDYAPRIISEMGELYVHGVRLQPGKPTALGVISGKQVICLPGYPVAALSNLYLFVRPAIKRMAHLSDKPPRVQGRLVRKMPSKPGYLSLVRVAIGEDGQVEPIMISGAGILSSVARADGFVVVPEPLEGFEEGDMVEVVLYE; from the coding sequence ATGTTCAAACGCTTCTCCGGGGCAATGGCAGCAAGAAGGATGCTTTTGGAGCGATCTCTTCCCTTAAAGGATGTCGAGGAGCTTGATACCTCTGGGGCTGTGGATCGGGTGGCGGCTGAGGTGATCTGCTCTCCTGCCAGCCTCCCCTCCTTCGACCGTTCGGCCATGGACGGCTATGCCGTTCGATCTACTGATACCAGGGGAGCCAAGCTGAATGCACCCCGCTTTATTCAGGACTTCATTCCTCTGCAGACAGGGATGATGGTTCCTGAAGGATATGATGCCGTGGTGATGCTCGAGGATGCTCGGATTCGGGGCGAGGTCTTGGAGGTGACAGCCGAGGCTCATCCCTACAGGAATGTGGCCAGGGCGGGGGAGGATGTGATGGCCGGAGATGTGATCTTCTCTGAGGGGCACAGGCTGCGTCCCCCCGATCTTGCCCTTCTCTCTGCTCTGGGAATAGGGCGGGTCAGTGTCTATGCTAAACCGGATGTGGTCATCATCCCCACAGGCGACGGGCTGGTGGATATTGGTGCGCGCAGCCTGAATCCCGGTGAGGCCTATGAGATCAACGGGCTCATGGCCCGGCTTTATGCCGAGAGATGGGGGGCGGATGTGCAGAAGATGGAGACGGTTCCGGGCGATGCAGAATTGATTCGCGAGGCCATTCGCTCAAACCTGGATGCCGACATGATCATAATCATCGGCGGGAGCAGCGTAGGGGAGAGGGACTATGCCCCTCGGATCATCTCGGAGATGGGTGAGCTTTATGTCCACGGGGTGCGCCTGCAGCCGGGCAAGCCCACGGCATTGGGAGTGATATCGGGAAAGCAGGTGATCTGTCTGCCCGGCTATCCAGTGGCTGCGCTCTCCAATCTGTATCTATTCGTCCGTCCGGCCATAAAGAGGATGGCCCATCTGAGTGATAAGCCGCCCCGGGTTCAGGGCCGCTTGGTCCGCAAGATGCCCTCCAAGCCCGGCTATCTGAGCCTGGTCCGGGTGGCCATCGGGGAGGACGGTCAGGTTGAGCCCATAATGATCTCCGGGGCGGGGATACTCAGCTCTGTCGCCCGCGCGGACGGCTTTGTGGTTGTGCCCGAGCCGCTGGAGGGATTTGAGGAGGGGGATATGGTGGAGGTTGTTCTTTACGAGTGA
- a CDS encoding AAA family ATPase, translated as MSEAPRSSRRIANKIIPINRLRSYAISNGCNIADELFLNNKGGVGKRSQVHHLTCMYADLGLKALPSDIDSQANLTASFLDEEELEEFWPDGDHSKSICGSLDPLLCGVRRYCRGSPCRGDR; from the coding sequence TTGTCTGAAGCGCCTCGGTCTTCTCGCAGGATTGCTAATAAAATTATTCCTATTAATAGGCTGCGATCATATGCGATCAGCAATGGATGCAATATTGCTGACGAGCTTTTTCTCAATAACAAGGGCGGAGTGGGAAAGAGATCTCAAGTCCATCACTTAACCTGTATGTATGCCGATTTGGGGCTCAAGGCATTGCCCTCAGACATCGACTCCCAGGCTAACCTCACAGCTTCATTTCTGGATGAAGAGGAGCTGGAGGAATTCTGGCCAGACGGAGATCACAGCAAGAGCATCTGCGGCAGCTTAGATCCTCTGCTGTGCGGCGTTAGGCGATATTGCAGAGGATCCCCATGCAGAGGAGATCGATGA
- a CDS encoding phosphatase PAP2 family protein has protein sequence MISTDLSIILFLQSYEWAIPMMRFASFLGSLEFMLLFMPFLFWCWDAPRGFRVGLILVASHGLNAALKVVLHGPRPYWIDPSVKALSTQPSFGMPSGHAQNAVSIWGLTAHLIHKRWAVALAAGVCLFIGISRAYLGAHLLGDVLVGWAAGAVFLGLFIRAMPVLEERIGRMDLKGQIALAFLASLAIILLYLLGRASVAGWQVPPAWEANALRAGGETIAPFSPVDALLAAGMMLGVSSGYAILNRWGGFRVDGLSRRLACYLLGMAGVVLIWHALREAQMHAVGWIINYIMITLAGLWVTLGAPLIFIRLGLAEREEPADR, from the coding sequence ATGATCAGCACAGACCTATCCATAATCTTATTTCTGCAAAGCTATGAATGGGCCATTCCCATGATGAGGTTCGCCTCCTTTCTGGGATCACTGGAGTTCATGCTCCTCTTTATGCCCTTTCTCTTCTGGTGCTGGGATGCGCCGAGGGGTTTCAGAGTGGGGCTGATACTGGTCGCAAGCCACGGCCTGAATGCCGCCCTGAAGGTCGTCCTGCACGGCCCACGCCCCTACTGGATAGATCCCTCTGTCAAGGCGTTGAGCACTCAGCCCTCCTTTGGTATGCCCTCCGGCCATGCCCAGAATGCCGTCTCCATCTGGGGGCTGACAGCCCATCTCATCCACAAGAGATGGGCCGTTGCCCTGGCCGCTGGCGTCTGTCTTTTTATAGGGATCTCCAGAGCATACCTGGGGGCCCACCTCCTGGGGGATGTGCTTGTCGGCTGGGCCGCAGGCGCAGTGTTCTTGGGCCTGTTCATCAGGGCGATGCCTGTCTTGGAAGAGAGGATAGGGAGGATGGATCTGAAAGGGCAGATAGCCCTCGCCTTCCTGGCCTCTCTTGCCATCATTCTGCTCTATCTCCTGGGCCGGGCCAGTGTGGCAGGCTGGCAGGTGCCCCCGGCCTGGGAGGCCAATGCCCTGAGAGCAGGGGGAGAGACCATCGCCCCATTCAGTCCAGTAGATGCTCTCCTGGCCGCGGGGATGATGCTGGGAGTCTCCTCTGGCTATGCCATTCTGAATAGATGGGGAGGATTCAGGGTGGACGGGCTATCCAGGCGTCTGGCATGCTATCTTTTAGGAATGGCGGGCGTGGTCTTGATCTGGCATGCTCTGAGGGAGGCACAGATGCATGCTGTCGGTTGGATCATCAATTATATCATGATCACCCTGGCAGGCCTCTGGGTCACATTGGGGGCGCCATTGATCTTCATCCGCCTGGGCCTAGCTGAAAGGGAGGAGCCTGCTGACCGGTGA
- a CDS encoding mechanosensitive ion channel family protein: protein MVNPIADKLGFSAQLTGQGPAEDLIAIIKYIYIRYIGGALAENILYLISTIISVSIIIILTFIIARLVNELLEKHIPRIMESSRIGKEFDETSHALTRRLIVAAIYTVGILMTILLIPSLNRIAIAMLAGAGVATLAIGFAAQDSLSNIISGIFLALFKPVRIGDYVDFKGEYGYIEDITLRHTIICTSDLRRIIVPNKLMGSDFIVNWSINNPETVWPVIFRISYSADIDKARSIITEVVEDHPNVLKERGINVRLTELGDFAMTLRLTFYAPSRGVAYDAGCDIREAVKKRFDAEGIEIPYPYQNVIIAKHLADPSIHPGAEDDQHPEEG from the coding sequence ATGGTCAACCCCATTGCAGATAAACTCGGATTCTCTGCCCAACTGACCGGGCAGGGGCCCGCCGAGGACCTTATAGCAATAATAAAATACATATACATACGTTACATTGGGGGCGCACTGGCAGAGAACATATTATATCTCATCTCGACCATCATATCCGTATCTATAATCATTATATTAACTTTTATTATCGCCAGGCTGGTCAATGAGCTTTTGGAGAAGCATATACCCAGAATCATGGAGTCCAGCCGGATAGGCAAGGAGTTCGATGAGACCTCCCATGCCCTGACCCGCAGGCTCATCGTTGCCGCGATATACACCGTCGGCATCCTGATGACCATACTCCTGATCCCCTCCCTGAACAGAATTGCCATCGCCATGCTGGCCGGGGCGGGGGTGGCAACCCTGGCCATTGGTTTTGCCGCCCAGGACTCCCTCTCCAATATAATATCCGGGATCTTTCTCGCGCTCTTCAAGCCAGTGCGCATCGGCGACTATGTCGACTTCAAAGGCGAGTACGGCTATATCGAGGATATAACCCTGCGCCACACGATAATCTGCACCTCGGATCTGAGGAGGATAATTGTGCCCAACAAGCTCATGGGCTCTGACTTCATCGTCAACTGGAGCATCAACAATCCCGAGACGGTCTGGCCGGTCATCTTCAGAATTAGCTATTCAGCGGATATCGATAAGGCGCGAAGCATCATCACTGAGGTGGTCGAGGACCATCCCAATGTGCTGAAGGAGAGGGGCATCAACGTCCGCCTCACTGAGCTGGGAGACTTCGCCATGACCCTGCGCCTGACCTTCTATGCCCCCAGCCGGGGGGTGGCATATGATGCCGGTTGTGATATAAGGGAGGCAGTCAAAAAGAGGTTTGATGCAGAGGGAATTGAGATCCCCTATCCCTATCAGAATGTCATAATAGCAAAGCATTTGGCCGATCCCTCAATCCATCCCGGTGCGGAGGACGACCAACACCCAGAAGAGGGATGA
- a CDS encoding ABC transporter ATP-binding protein, whose product MVKIAVKNLVFGYNSRRILDGINIDVKDSEVMSLVGPNGSGKTTLLKCMVRILKPQGSILMDGRDIERMSRQEVARQVGYVPQSSSTPLATTVFDTVLMGRRPHIGWRVQDKDLDIVAEVLERLHLEELAMRDFSQLSGGQKQKVLIARALAQEPSVLLLDEPTSNLDMLHQLEVMETISSLVKEKGISAIMAIHDLNLASRFSDKLVMLKDGKVYAAGAPKALLNEINITQVYGIEAMIMNAMDRPYVVPIRSLAEAAACE is encoded by the coding sequence TTGGTGAAAATTGCAGTCAAGAACCTCGTATTCGGCTATAACAGCCGCAGGATACTGGATGGAATAAACATCGATGTGAAGGATTCAGAGGTCATGAGCCTGGTGGGTCCGAACGGCTCGGGAAAGACCACTCTATTAAAGTGCATGGTCCGCATCCTCAAGCCCCAGGGAAGCATCCTCATGGATGGCCGGGATATCGAGAGGATGAGCCGCCAGGAGGTGGCCAGACAGGTCGGTTATGTGCCCCAGTCCAGCTCCACCCCCCTGGCCACAACAGTCTTTGATACCGTCCTCATGGGCAGAAGGCCCCATATCGGCTGGCGGGTACAGGATAAAGACCTGGACATAGTGGCAGAGGTATTGGAGAGGCTGCACCTTGAGGAGCTGGCCATGCGTGACTTCTCCCAACTCTCCGGTGGCCAGAAGCAGAAGGTCCTCATCGCCCGCGCCCTGGCCCAGGAACCATCTGTACTGCTCCTGGATGAGCCCACGTCCAACCTGGATATGCTCCATCAATTGGAGGTGATGGAGACCATCAGCAGCCTGGTCAAGGAGAAGGGGATCTCTGCCATCATGGCCATCCATGACCTCAATTTGGCCTCTCGCTTCTCAGATAAGCTGGTGATGCTGAAGGATGGCAAGGTCTATGCCGCCGGAGCGCCGAAGGCCCTCCTCAATGAGATCAATATCACCCAGGTCTATGGCATAGAGGCCATGATAATGAATGCTATGGACAGGCCTTATGTGGTGCCGATACGCTCGCTGGCAGAGGCGGCTGCATGCGAGTGA
- a CDS encoding DUF123 domain-containing protein produces the protein MRYGCDEPGIYTIILFLEKGRRIGIGSLGTIDFAPGYYAYTGSARGPGGCKRVDRHVEILEGSRATRRWHIDYLLCKTGLVEVFITRTSRDLECSIAKAVGEHLSPVAGFGCSDCNCISHLYYGDDLERTREAVSIAHSQAASMALVPSRE, from the coding sequence ATGAGATATGGCTGTGATGAGCCGGGGATCTACACCATCATCCTCTTCCTGGAGAAGGGGAGGAGGATTGGCATCGGATCGCTGGGCACCATCGATTTCGCCCCTGGATACTATGCCTATACCGGCTCTGCCCGGGGGCCGGGGGGATGCAAGAGGGTGGACCGCCATGTAGAGATACTTGAGGGCAGTAGAGCTACCCGCAGATGGCATATCGACTACCTTCTCTGCAAAACTGGTTTGGTTGAGGTGTTCATAACCAGGACAAGCCGGGATCTGGAATGCAGCATAGCGAAGGCCGTAGGAGAGCATCTCAGTCCTGTCGCGGGCTTCGGCTGCAGCGACTGCAACTGCATCAGCCATCTTTATTATGGCGATGATCTGGAGAGGACGAGGGAGGCTGTATCTATCGCCCATTCTCAGGCAGCATCAATGGCTTTGGTGCCCTCGCGAGAATGA
- the pdxS gene encoding pyridoxal 5'-phosphate synthase lyase subunit PdxS, protein MELENLRFGTELLKRGFAEIQRGGVIMDVTTPEQAIIAEKAGAVAVMALHAVPADIRKMGGVARMADPLIIEEIIEAVTIPVMAKARIGHFVEAQILEALGVDMVDESEVLTPADDFHIEKARFNVPFVCGARNLGEACRRIKEGAAMIRTKGEAGTGDVSQAVLHMRMILGQIRSLKGMDDLQLLKVAREIEADLDLVRECAQMQRLPVVNFAAGGVATPADAALMMQLGADGVFVGSGIFKSECPEAMARAIVNAVHHYDDPARLAELSKGLGAAMKGLEAASIPEAEALQTRGW, encoded by the coding sequence ATGGAACTTGAAAATCTTCGATTTGGTACGGAACTGCTAAAGCGCGGTTTCGCTGAGATTCAGAGAGGGGGGGTGATCATGGATGTCACAACTCCTGAACAGGCCATAATAGCAGAAAAAGCAGGTGCTGTAGCCGTAATGGCTTTGCATGCCGTTCCCGCCGATATCAGGAAGATGGGCGGGGTGGCCAGGATGGCAGACCCCCTGATCATAGAGGAGATCATAGAGGCGGTGACCATCCCGGTCATGGCAAAGGCCAGGATCGGTCACTTCGTCGAGGCCCAGATACTGGAAGCTTTGGGCGTAGATATGGTGGACGAGTCAGAGGTCTTGACCCCTGCAGACGATTTCCATATCGAGAAGGCCAGGTTCAATGTTCCTTTCGTCTGCGGCGCCAGGAACCTGGGTGAGGCCTGCCGGCGGATCAAAGAGGGTGCGGCCATGATCAGGACCAAGGGCGAAGCAGGAACTGGAGATGTAAGCCAGGCGGTCTTGCATATGAGGATGATCCTGGGTCAGATCAGGAGCCTGAAGGGGATGGACGATCTTCAGCTGCTGAAGGTGGCCAGGGAGATAGAGGCCGATTTGGATCTGGTCAGAGAGTGTGCCCAGATGCAACGCCTTCCAGTGGTCAACTTCGCAGCTGGTGGAGTGGCTACCCCCGCCGATGCTGCCCTTATGATGCAGCTTGGGGCTGACGGGGTCTTCGTGGGCTCAGGAATATTCAAGTCCGAATGTCCGGAGGCGATGGCCAGGGCAATAGTGAATGCTGTTCATCATTATGATGATCCGGCTCGCCTAGCAGAGCTCTCAAAGGGTCTGGGAGCGGCTATGAAGGGGCTGGAGGCGGCGAGCATTCCCGAGGCTGAAGCCCTGCAGACGAGAGGCTGGTAA